In the Argiope bruennichi chromosome 8, qqArgBrue1.1, whole genome shotgun sequence genome, GAAGGTACATCAATAATTAAAGTAGGAAAAAATATGCCGATAGAAATTTGACAATCAATCATATTTATTGTAATCATGTTATTTTTCTGTGACCTGATCTCTGTTTCATACCTTTGTCCTCTCAGAAAATATACTTGTATTTGTCAAAGGTCAGCAGCAACTTATCACAGCCACATTTTTGCTGTTTATAAATGGCAAAAGAACTTGCTATATAAAACAGTATATCCCTGTGCttccaaaaatgtttaatatagtaaaattttaatataaaaaaactatcttCAACTTTCaactccattaaaaataattacatttagtgagtcataaaaaaataaaatagaaaatcatactgcaatttactattttttcactttcataaaTAGTATTAGggtatttttcatatataaagaacTACTTAGAGAAATTGCATAGTATTTACATACGTAAATATGAATACTAAGCCATACTCATtatatttgaagggaaaaaaaatgatcattattgTTTAATATGTAGAAATTATcagttatatatacatataaagaaCAACACAAAAAAAGTTATTAGGAAAATTAAGACCAATAGATACTAATAGAATAAGAAGTAAATTtgcacaaaaagaaattaaactacattttttaatggCCATATTTATTTTAGCATGTGCAAGAGagcagataaattaaatttcttgtatacttttttttttattaaaataagtgatattattgaaatttcgCCTCCTCTTGTTTTAATTCAAGGTAGAATATGCATTTATATGTTTTGTATATAGAagcatatttatttcagaatttatatgtTGGCattcatcatttgttaatttacAAGATTTTGCTGCAAGTCAACAAAATGACATTGAATCTGTAATATAGCAACAAATGtcagtttttcaaataatgaattatcaAAGTGATACATACATATGATCATACAATAAATGGTTTGATTATAAAAGTGTATTAATCATTTATagcttgaattttaatattttctccttaTGCTTAATATTGTTCTAATTACATCATAATTATGTGcattgatattttgatttaaaacatttatacttaactatcaaattatatattttattttaagtccaTGTAGATTATATCCTATAATTGAAACATATGCTGAatgatttgtttttcaatatttatctctttcaagcattttgataaaatgtttttgccTTTTAAAATCTTGTGAATAAGAGTCCATTGATACTTtgtgatattttagaaattctagtttattatttttagaatatattttgtaaaaaaaatttaatgtgaattttataaatgttttacagCAAATTATAGACTAAGACTAGAGAAATTCTATAGAATTTAGTATTGTCAAATTACTGAAAATAGTactttctcaataaaaatatttttttttgtaaaaaaatttgaggAACGTTTTTATGGCTCATTCTTTACTTTCCACatacacacactatatatatatatatatatatatatatatatatatatatatatatatataaatttatttctgttaaaaaaatttcatgtgcTTGAAATATATTGTAAGGAGTGTAATTGATATATTATGTAATGTACAAGTATCTTCCAAGTATTATAATAACTTATGAATCCACTCTTAACTACATTTCCTCATACAGAAGCAACAACATtccaaacatatatatttaatttcaattatttaacattCTCATAAATTCTTACAACATCTGGTAAACTTCCCAAATCTTCTAAAAGATTGTCAACTACAGTACTAGTTTCTTTGTCGAGTTCTACAGTAACTATTGGTAGGTAGCCTACATAGCTGTCTTCAACTTCATACTGTTGTTCAATCGCCTTTTTAACTTGATTTAAATCTCCAGGAGCACACCGAAACTGGAAGAGtgaaaaaggaattattaataGGAAAATTCTTCTTAGACACATCCAGATGATTCTTTGAATAAAAGATAAAGTTCCAATATTTTGATTTGGACTAAGAATATATTGCATGAAATTAACACAATactatttaaattccaaaattaaattttaaaaaggtaataaTTCTCAGATTATACacaactatgaaaaaaaaaactatttcttctCCAATGTAATTTATGTATCACAACATTTATAAAAGAGTAATGCTGCTTTTATTGTAAATGacggcaattaaaatattttcaatatatatcataaataactGAGAATGAACAAATAccattgatattaaatactagccaCTTTTGGCAACCATCTAGTTtaattaatggttgctaaaaatgaaatattttctgaaactatatcttaatgacttcaaaaaaatttatattactaaacATTTACAACATTAAATTTGCGCATGCCATTCTGGGGTATTTTTCTAGGTAACtatctattataattaattacttcataaaatatttttgctcaacTTCATCTTACAACTTTTGAGataattaaagcaattatttatctttttaaagactATAATGGGGCATcctataatatttaaactaattttttttttcaaaaattgatatttctgaaatatcacttttttttttcgatagatAAAAAACAGCCCAGCCCTTTTGCATATGTGTATGCACAAATGTAATATAATGACACCCAATTTTGGGTATATACTTTTCTAAAAAactgaaaggaaattttatagaaaaaggaattaaatgtctaattttaaaaaggtatttaatcTGAATCTTTGTTGGCAGTTAGTTTCTAAAAATTACCACCTGAAAAACTATTGAAGTATGCATTAGTAAAAGTTAtagtttacttttttataatcacATTCCATGTATGAAAGTAAGAATCTCTGTTATAACTTGCATTTAAGTTTAAAATCTActtcaagtaaaattttacttaaagaaaaataacaaatgttgaATGATGATTCTTACTTCAAGATAAGGAGCTGCTTCATCATCTTTAGAATTAACTTCTTCAGCACCAGCTTCAATTGCAATATCCAATGCTTTTTCAGCATCTAATGGTTCACCACTTTTAGTCTGAACAGCCTTAATTATTCCTTTCTGCTCATAAACTGCTCGCCAGCGACCCTCTCCACTTAAAACACTTGCActacaatgaaataatattaaacaaattttaaagaaaagactaGTTTCCTATTAGCTAGACGATAATCAAAATGTCTTAAATATGGCAACTTATATGGCATCAATAAAtcataatactaaaatttatatctaaCAATAACTACTACCTGTTCAATAAAATCACAtccaaattaaaaactgatttaatttttttattgatatattgtaGTACTAAACTTTTCTATGTTTGCATAAGGAAGTGAGTGCATAATgagaaattgttgaaaaaaattaagcaccttagtatatgcatgtatatataagCTTGTATATTTTCTAAGTGTAGGATGTTTTCTGTCTTATAAAAGCACatactttattgaaaattcttttaaagaatgaatttaaatgtgtatttttataaattttaatatgtatttaagtATTTTCATAAAGTCTTGTATTGTAAAAGATATTATGCTTTTTtagataaatgcataaaaaagtttcataaaaaataaaaacatgtcaaGTATTTCTTtgcactttttgaaaaaaaaagaaagaaattaaaaatacttttgtaaaagtaagcatttttcAGATACTTAAAAATAGTCTTCAAATGTAAGTTCACTTTTCATGATGCATGCATCTTGATAGAACCTCTTGCAGAAATTTGCATGAAAGAGCGATACAAAGCAACTTTTTGATTACCACAGCTATGGGTCATATGATGGAACAGAAACAGTTAGCAGAGATTTATCATATGTCAAAGAATGCTGGATACACTATCAATAAGATtgaaaaagcattatattttcgaaaatatgtcACACAGATATCATTTACATATGGATAGATAACTGGAAATCTGAAGCAACAGAGACACAATGAATATATCCATGGAATTTGACACTATTTATACTGCAGGCCTTGGGTAGCATTGTATACAGATGGAAATATAGAAGGTATTTGGGAGAGAATTATAGcacgaaataatttatataacattcaaCAAAAAAGAACTGCAGTAATCCAACTGCGCAAATAGTAAGTCAGTTAAGCAACTGATCAATACCAAACTGAACAATCACAGAGAATTGTATAACCCCAAAAACTGTAATTGACAAATCTTGTAATATCTCACTTCAGGCATAATATCCACTTGTAATGGTTTAATCTGTATTATCATTGGAACACAAACAATAGAGTAGTTTTCACAGATCAAGAATCAATCCAGTCTTTATTCTGTAACTACAGATTGCAATTCAAATGCTGAGAATAGTTATCATATTGCACATATATGGTGTGTACTGACATGTTGGTCACTATAGAAATAGAAATAGgtcacaaaaaaagaaacaattactgATACACAATGTATCTGCCCTGACACCTTCTCTGTGTAGCTTTTGATGATAATTTCTGTTTATGtatgataaaatacttttttattataccaGAGCACATAACTATATGGTCATCAAGAGATGTTTTGGGTCATCCATCCATTGATCATATGCATCACCAAACAGATATCCCTCATCTTTGCATTGTCAGAGGAGCTGAAAACTTGCATTGCATACACTCCTATGTACTTGGACTGCCTGATTTCAGCAGCATGCATTGTTTACATTGTTATATTTCTAGGTCAATATATACATTTTCCAAAGGTAACCTGCTTCAACATTTTCTGAAGTgcttttgcaataaataaattagattatgCTTCACAATCCATTTTTATCAGTGGCATAGATGCTAGAAGCATTAATTTTGTACTCAGATATGTTGGAATATGTAGTGCAAGAAAGACTAATAATCTCTTCTATATGCATTATAATGCTGATTGCAAATTTAAAGCCCAGgataaagaaaaagtttcaaaacaatCTTGCATCTCTGGCTTCATAATGCCAAAATCTGCTGCAATCTTTATGTACTTTCCTAGGCATGATaccatatttacattttttttaacataccaTTTATGCATCATTTATTAGTTTTGTACATCAGAAattatagggggaaaaaaaaagaacaactaaaatgttaaaattttgtaccGTACCCATGTTTCTTACAGGCAGTTTTAATTTCATGTCTTGCTTGAGATATATTATCTGTTTCAAACTCAAGAACTATGAAACAGCCACCAGGAGATAGAATTTCCACAGACCcaaatttagttttcttattcTGTAAAAGGGAAAATGTGACATAATTATtgacaatttcattaaaatatattatcttaataaGAGTTAAatcaaatcataatataaaacaatcaaaaataaatgaagaacttaaatctgcaaaataatcaatgaaattcaaatattattgaaataattataatgtaaattaaatcaatgctattcagctttatattttattatgtagaataaaagagaatagaataaaaaagaaaatacactttgaataataatgtttctACTATTTCACACACTTATTTtcctattaacaaaaaaaaaaaaaaaaaaaagcaaacatgtAATGGAACAAAAGTACTTTAtattgaaagcaaaaaataaaaacatttaaaaatgtgacaactaaatgtaaaaaatgaacaACAGAGAAATCACAAGTCACTAATCATCATGacaagaatataatattatatttcaagaacatgcagtaaaaattaaacaaccaAATTGCCACAGATAACAATATGGAGGCAGCCAACTAAGCAAAAAGATCCTATTAGATGCAACTTATACATATAACTATCACAAGGAGATATGTCCTATTTTCAACAGGAGACTTTTATTAGACACAAATATTATACTACCAGGAAAATCGCAAGCCTGTCTACTTATACAATGATTTCCTATTCCTATACTTGAGCCCCCGCCCCCTTCTTTCGAGAAGACACTATTGCAGAATAAGAGATATGAAAAGCAATTCAATCTGATTTCATAGTttaacaagggaaaaaaaacaaaaaaacattcaaaattgcaGAATTGAATAACAATTACATAATGAATGgtaaaattccttaaatattttcctttatctcaaacataatatgaaaaaagtattttatttcaaaattcttcactcaataaattatattaattaaataataaagaaaacactTTTGGAGCATTTAGCAAAAGGTATTTTCATATCTTTCAGAGCAAAAACAtctgaaatttcatacaaaatattctaCTGCAATCTGAAATGAAATACAGGTTAAAAAATAAGGTATTAATTAAggtaaattgaaaaaaacttcaataagtatcattattcaaaatttttgaattaaacatttaaaagctaATAATGTTTTTTGTCACTTAATTGTCCTATACAAGCCATATCAGGATATAACATATAGTTCAAGAAGCGATGAAttaccatattaattttttttctcatgtttcaATATAGTTATAAAGTTGTTTAACACATTACTTCACAACTTATCTGTTAAATAGCAATTAGATTTCTTGACAGTACTTTCAATTCTcacatatgcaaaatatataaatataagagaaaatactgtaatactCAAAAAATTTGGTATCAGGTTTAAACAAATCTCCATTtacaaattttctaaagaaaagcatttttgggaattatgtctgtctatcaaTATGTGAATACaacaactcaaaaatacttttagcTAGATAAATGAGCTCTGTTTGGCATATAGTTCTTACctcatatttgtagatttatatcaaattctgaatGAAGTCCATTCACAGTTTGTTTGTCAAAATGCAggtgaacacaataactacaaaaatttcatcctcagtttaaattttagagtACAGATCTGTAaccaattttgaaccaaatctgtcaaaggctGCCTGTCTATAGATCTACCCATTTGCCTGCATGTTGAACTTGAgagttcaaaaatgtaaatatttagaaatgggACATTTTGTATGTGACTTTATTactaaaattcagttttgtcaaattttgatttcaatcagttgaaaaagATGTCTAAAATACAGATTTGGTATTCTTCTAAACATTTGAATGTGGATTCTTGAAAAATCAACATCTGAGTATTCATGGCATTTACAGCTTTGCCCAAAAtctgctgttttttttatataggaaGGAGGgagaataattactttattaagaagtaggcaagaaaattttagagagagaACTAATAATGGTTTTACTAATAATTTGCAATATAACCCagtggaaatatatttttggaaaataataacatttgaatTATTAGTGAAATGAACACAGGCAAACAAAACAgatattgattttaaagaaaataattttgactcACAATGGCAAACtcataactgtttaaaaatttgcatttgtgaTTATATTGTAAAGtttcccttttaaaaaaatatacatacattacttctttttaaagcattttccaatGTGGAAGATGGCACATTATTCTTTTTGGCTTGTTCCAAGAGACTTGCAAGTTTGCTATTTACTTTGGGGTCAGCTCCACCTTCTGTAATTAaccaaacaaatttaaatttaaaagtatgttGGAAATTGCACATGAACcaatatattcatttatgtatAGGCAAGATAACTACGAAAAGTAACTAAAGAATTATccacaatttatttttgaaaataaagtaaacaaaatttggaTTGATAAAAGACCCCAATCCttctttcatcaatttttttgttttcaaatttattaatacatcaaTAAGCGTTCACAACTACATTTTAGCTGTAGAATGTGATCAATAAATggctttaacaatatttattttagattttaaattcccAGGACAGGAagattaacacatttttataaaacataaaaaaaaagattttaaaaagtcaaaaggCTTGCTTGAGCTCTGTGGCTTAAGAAGTAATGTTAAAATTACTGACATGTCAAAGCTCCACttagattaatgaaaatttttattccttaaaatactCTATATGAAAAGTTCAcctaattccataaatatttagtttaacttctatctattaaaaaattaataattaaatattattatataatgaaaattttgatacatttgaaaaatgatttaaaacttcaagagaataattacaataattctaaagaaaatttgttaGTATCAATATTTCATAGAAAGATAGACATAATAGAATATATACAGCTTCATGttactatatataaaatgtttaaagaaataacataaaaactacctagaaaagaatacaaaagaaaaatataactagTAATTGTTTTCACAATTTTACAGGTGCATCTTTTGttacttacatttttattatagtgAGAGATATACTTTTgaacaaaattgttaaattagaaattaataccaataaatatacatgaaaatttcataaaaaaatcatgagaataataaatttcataaataattcatttttctttaaattcatgcCGTTGAAAATTCTCTACTTTCAAAGGCattcactaatatttttttaacaaacatttttaccTCTAACAGCCAAtccaattaaaaatgcatatttattacaCATAAGTTGCTTTTGCCGATCCTTTTCAGCTttaatatgttttacattttgcCACTTCGCATGACCTGCCATACGTTTATTATTCATAACATTGTagaaatcattttgttttatacAAAGCAATGATACAGTCCCATGACgttcaaaaaaatttgtatgaaatgattTTAAGGCTATCGTAGTATCAAATCTGAAGTTTTTGCTTATAGGCCTTAATAATatgttcataaatttatttgaatgatgaATATATGAAAACATTGTTTAATTAGTTTTGAAGTTAAATAACCTTTTATAACATAATCGTTCCTTTTCTggttcaatatttatttacaaaatactgaaACGTCGTCAGAGTTGAGAAGATTTACTTCTGCTAGAATATTGTATAGAAAAGGAGAAATACTTTCGTGACTTGATGGGTATGATATatgaagcaaaaagaaaaatctatacaTTTCCGATCATAAAATcacttataaaagttttaaatataaaaaaagtgtttattagaaatttttatagatttacttgttttgttatgaagaaaaaaactttcatcACTTCTACTATGTTTGTTGTTTTAGTGGTAGCCGCAGCACGTGTTTTGTGcacgaaattttgacaaatcgtTTCTGCTTCAAGTTCCGTTTCATCTTTTATTGTATGTACTCAAACAATTTTGCAACAGTTAATAGCGATATGAATTCAAATCTTTGTTGTCAGACAGTTCATAACTGTTTATTTCATGCATTATGCTGTTAATTTAACTGtgataatttcaaatgaataaaaaatgtatttcttaaacgCTTGTTACTTTTCTGAATTGCATCTAacttaaaaactatataaattcgtagattttgaaagaaaattgttaattGAAAGAAATCATGATTTTTGAattggattaatttaattttttttatgttttaatatctataatcagtgggtaaaaaaagtttccgtacgaagctatgactgttaataaatgtttaatatctggcacaaaatattttgttatgaaaatgaaaattttaaaattggtttaacacaatttcattaattatttatgaatattataaaggaaaaactatgaagaaaattaaatacttaaattgaaagaataaaaaaatgccgctaataaagaacaaaaaagtttccgtacggtatttatatagtacatgaaaaacctttttcatgctgatcaacttgcatttaatgatcgaTAGGCCTTCCTTTGGCCTTTATCACTTCTTTCAAATGTTATGGCATAACCCCCATCAGTTTCTTTGTTGTTTCTGGAGAAATACTACCTCAAATGTCTTGAATGACCCTTTTGAATTCAACCTTGTtctttatgtcatatttttttagttcacgacCGATTTCTTCCTATAAATGTCCTATAAGGATTAAATCGGGAGACTGGGGAGGGCTATGAAGTTGTTTTTTATATAGACATTACTCTTGCCTAATCTTGGAGATATGCTAAGGatcgttgtcctgttgaaaaggaaagtccattccaagggacaatttatctgcattggttaaaatgttttgttttagaatgtcaagatgtatgtacctatccatattttcatttataaaacataaatatccaacaccagcagcacttatacacccccataccatattccaaccatcaccatgcttcacagttccacataaattcttaagtaacatatgctgttttgattccctccagatcataactcgaccatctgacccacggatattaaattttgattcatcactaaaaagcaccgattcccaaaaagatagaggcttgcttatatgcttctttgtaaactcgagacgctttttctgtagcagaggcttataacaggcttcttaagggccccacatccattataactttttttaatgacatttctcacaatttaagatgtgaatttaatgttgtaattaattcTTCCAGATAGATCTCTGTCCTCAAATGTTTACACATCACAGTATCTTTCAATAATGtactgcactgtagactttggtttgtaaatcatttcactgattttttttcataaatctattttttcgcaaccgaatcactaactcttgaatggatttctgaatttccattttaagacgatcagcgAAACATTGGAATTGAACAACTGTTTTTATGTCatattcttcactctgacaaaccatcaaacttcgaatatttactgtggatCAGTTGTAGAGCATGTCAAGAGGAATTTCCATATTGCATAAGGAAACTTTTTTTGCCTGATACTtcttcatttatcttaaaaattgcaaacgaacttgctgagttttgtaaaaaagagaaatttattatgaaattcccttttaaagactcatattaacaatatataagtagtttataaagataaaaagcaaagattagaaattatgctagtttatttttattttagttttccgtacggaaactttttttactcaCTGTATAAGATAGTAGTGTTTAATAATAGAGTAATGCCATTTGACTAATGTAaacttcaaattattcattttttttttccaggatTATGCCTGCAAGGCCATTTAAAAGAAAAGCTGTGGAAAGACTAAAGTCAAAACGCAAAAAAAATCGATCTTCTAATGATTCCGGTGCAGATTTTGTTCAGAAATCCAAAAATAAGAGAGCTGccaaattttctaatgaatctgGAGAACTTAATCCTTCTGAGGGATCTGCTGAAAATTTCCTACAGAAATCCAAAACTAAAAAAGTTGTGAGATTTTCTgataaatg is a window encoding:
- the LOC129981984 gene encoding probable transcriptional regulatory protein PERMA_0079; translation: MFSYIHHSNKFMNILLRPISKNFRFDTTIALKSFHTNFFERHGTVSLLCIKQNDFYNVMNNKRMAGHAKWQNVKHIKAEKDRQKQLMCNKYAFLIGLAVREGGADPKVNSKLASLLEQAKKNNVPSSTLENALKRSNNKKTKFGSVEILSPGGCFIVLEFETDNISQARHEIKTACKKHGASVLSGEGRWRAVYEQKGIIKAVQTKSGEPLDAEKALDIAIEAGAEEVNSKDDEAAPYLEFRCAPGDLNQVKKAIEQQYEVEDSYVGYLPIVTVELDKETSTVVDNLLEDLGSLPDVVRIYENVK